Sequence from the Miscanthus floridulus cultivar M001 chromosome 16, ASM1932011v1, whole genome shotgun sequence genome:
ATAGAGTCACAGTCACCAGAGCGGAGCTCAACATGCTAGTAGGACGGGTATGGAACTGGTTCCCTGGTAGCTCGACGGCTAACATCATTCAGAACAGAACCAAATACACGCCTACTATATTCATACGTACCGTTGCTTAGTCCTCTACTCGGTAACCCACTTGACTCCGGTGCTGGTCAAAAGGGGAGTTGTGAGACTTAACGCATAATTCAACATTAAATGTCTTGCATTCCAAAATGACCAGAGTTTTCCTCACCTCGAGAGCGTGCGTCGTATGAATGATTTGGTAAGATGCCATAACCAGCACTCCTGCCATTCACAGCTGTATGCTGTGGCAAAGGAGTATCACTAGACCTCATAGGTTGAGGTTGCTTTGGCTGTGGTACAGAGTTTAACCTAGGAGTTACAGGGATATTGCCATTTGATGAGGGTTTGTCTTGCCCAGAGATCTGTCGAAAATTGCAGTAATTTCAGAGTTGAGTCTTATGGCGATACTAAAAAAACATATAGTAAGTGCAAGTACCTCAATTAGTAAAGTACAAAAGTATATGGGGCTGGGCTAGGACCGAATCCCATGACCCAACACATAAATACATAATAGATACTCACACCATCCCTAAATGTTTGACGTTGGTTAGTTTAATTTTGAACTAATCAACATCAAACAtttagggatggagggagtattatataCTATGAAAAAGGGACAGTAACATTCACCTATCCAGCTATACTAATGTAACTTATGTAAAATGAGGGAGCAAAAAGAAACGCACCGCAAATCTAAGTGTTTTATTTTGAAGTCGCACAAGGCCAGAAAATAGCTTAATGGCATACTGGGCAATCTCCTCTGTTTCATACTCAGCAAAAGCATAACCTTTTGGTCGGCTAGTTTCCTTGTCACGAGGTATGTGTAGGTCTACAACACGACCTACCTGAATAAGAATTTCGTACAGAACCCTCTCAGGAACCTTGTCATCCAAGTTACCTATTTAAGAAAAAGAGCACACAACACTAATATATTATGTCTGACAACAAAAACAAGAGGTAGAATAACAAAACAACCACATAGGTTAAGACGTTAAGTAGTACCAGAGCTGCACAACAAGCAACAACCATAATAGGTAGCAGAATAGCATAACATAGACATGAAGCTACGCAAAACACTGCAAAAAGGAGTTCATACAGAAGGACGCCTGAGTGAAGCAAGGAATAAGCAAACAGGCAGCCTGAGAACACCTACTAGTTAAACAAAGAACATAACAGATGAGGCTAACACGAGGCAATTTTTTCTTATTCCTTACTTGGAAAGGACTATAGGATCAAGATCTTTGCTGTAACTGATTAAAATTACCCAAGCTGAAATGCAACATGACGGCATGATAATCGCTTCAATACCATGATGTCCAATTTCCATTGATGGCACCAAGAGATGTTTACTTATATATAAGTAAGCTATTTCTACCTAAGTTCATCCGTCTTCTTCACAGGGAAAAAATTACAAGAGAAGACGGGAAGTTCATGCAATTAACCCAGATAAAATCTAAATTCTGTTTGGGGAATAGCTCCTGCTATATTTGGATCCGCGAGGGCAATCACAACCTAACATAAGAGTACGGGAGGGCAGACCGGAACCTTAGCAAATCACCGTTTCATTTAATTGAGCGGCAAATTACAAGGCGGAACCCACCAAATTCCCTAGTAAACAGAGAGCCAAGGAAGTACGAAACGTCCCGATTTGGGGGCGGAAGCAACAGTTCCAGCCGCCGATGAGAGGATAAGCGCGTGGACAGCGACCCCACGAAGGTTAGATTCCTAGTTACTACGCACGCAAAATCCAAGCCACCACGGAAGAATTTGAGGGAAGGGAAACCTCGCGAGATACTGAGCCTCCGCGGGAGTCACCGGACCGTCCCGTGCGACTCGGACCTCGAGCAGACGAGCAGGAAGGGAGCGCGCGGGGGAGGAGGCGAGATCTCACCTATGAAGACGGTGCAGCCCGGGTtcctcgccatggccgccggatctgagaggcggaggaggaagagagaCCGCGGGAAGGAAGACGAGTTGACGCCGCGGCGAATGCGAGGAGTCGAGACGGGGAAGGCAAGCGAGCAAGCGAAGCACGGAAGCAGAGTGGCAAGCCGAGGCGAGGCGAGCGCGCACGGGGGTTTGGTTGGTACTAGAGACTAGAGACGACTCTGTTCGGTGTGGCCTACCCCTGCTATTTGTTCAGGCGGCTCGGTTGCCCACGCCAACTGACGACTGGCGTATGAATGGCTCCGTACCTTTTACGGCCGAGGATCGTTctcaaaatataaaaaataagaCATTGAGGGCCCGTTTGATGCGAGGCTTTGGGTCGCTCTGCGTCCTCCAGCTGCAACAGGCCTGGTTTGATTCACTAGGCCCAGCTTTCGGCTCGGCTCGAAGCGTGCAAATCACCCTCTCTCTTCTGCATCCGGGAAATGTTCCTAAGGTCTGTTACTACTCGGCCCGGCTGGCTGCAGCGTGTGTGGGCGCTTATGAGTGAGATGGAGTCACCTCTTTCTCCTCCGTCTCTCACCCACCGGCCGCCGCTCCTTCTCCGTGAGTCCGGCTCACCGTGCCGCCGCCCAGAAGGCAGTGAAGAGGGAGATCGAGGTGGTTACGGCGAGCGGTTCGGCCATGGCGGCTTGGAGCTCCAGCGAGGATAGAGGCTGCCGCCACCGTGTCCCTGCTCAACGACCACGCCAAGCCGCTCGATGCCGGCAGCCCTCTGCTGTCTGTCAAGTCCCGTGCCGCGGTCGCCGGGCCGGCGTGGGCGATCTTGCCCAATCACGCATCGCCTTCGACTCCTCCTAGGACGAGATGAGCCGCGACTACCTTCGTCAAGGAACTCGTCGTGCTCTGCACGCACACCGACACCCCCTCGGCTCGCGCCCACAGAGACACCCTAGCCAGCTTTCGCAGCGCCCACAGAGGGGTTGGGTGGGGTCGTGGTGTAGCAGGAGCACAAGGTGGCTCGGACGAGGAGATTGGGAGCTCGAGTTGAAGGTCGCTAATGGT
This genomic interval carries:
- the LOC136512512 gene encoding uncharacterized protein isoform X1, whose translation is MARNPGCTVFIGNLDDKVPERVLYEILIQVGRVVDLHIPRDKETSRPKGYAFAEYETEEIAQYAIKLFSGLVRLQNKTLRFAISGQDKPSSNGNIPVTPRLNSVPQPKQPQPMRSSDTPLPQHTAVNGRSAGYGILPNHSYDARSRAPESSGLPSRGLSNGTYEYSRRVFGSVLNDVSRRATREPVPYPSY
- the LOC136512512 gene encoding uncharacterized protein isoform X2, with translation MARNPGCTVFIGNLDDKVPERVLYEILIQISGQDKPSSNGNIPVTPRLNSVPQPKQPQPMRSSDTPLPQHTAVNGRSAGYGILPNHSYDARSRAPESSGLPSRGLSNGTYEYSRRVFGSVLNDVSRRATREPVPYPSY